One window of Dermacentor albipictus isolate Rhodes 1998 colony chromosome 9, USDA_Dalb.pri_finalv2, whole genome shotgun sequence genomic DNA carries:
- the Calr gene encoding calreticulin, whose product MRLLCILLPLVGLISADPTVYFKEEFNDGDAWKDRWVESTKGDNLGKFVLTAGKFYGDEEKSKGLQTSEDARFYGISAKFEPFSNEGKTLVVQFTVKHEQNIDCGGGYVKLFDCSLDQTQMHGESPYLIMFGPDICGPGTKKVHVIFNYKGKNHLINKEIRCKDDVFTHLYTLIVKPDNTYQVKIDNEVVEKGELEKDWSFLPPKKIKDPEAKKPEDWDDRAKIDDPEDKKPEDWDKPEYIPDPDATKPEDWDDDMDGEWEPPQINNPEYKGEWKPKQIDNPAYKGAWVHPEIDNPEYTADPKLYHYPEICKVGFDLWQVKSGTIFDNLLITDDEEYARVHGEETWAALKDAEKKMKDKQEEEEEAKSKKEDDAKDEDEFEDDEDKEDKDEKEEETTPAPDDEDHKHEEL is encoded by the exons ATGCGGCTTCTCTGCATTTTGCTCCCCCTGGTCGGCTTAATATCGGCCGACCCCACCGTATACTTCAAAGAAGAGTTCAACGATGGAG ATGCGTGGAAGGACCGGTGGGTCGAGTCGACGAAAGGCGACAACCTCGGAAAGTTCGTTCTCACCGCGGGCAAGTTTTACGGCGATGAGGAGAAAAGCAAGGGACTGCAGACCTCCGAAGACGCCCGGTTCTACGGCATCTCGGCCAAGTTCGAGCCCTTCTCCAACGAGGGCAAGACGCTGGTGGTGCAGTTCACCGTCAAGCACGAGCAGAACATTGACTGCGGCGGCGGCTACGTCAAGCTGTTCGACTGCAGTCTGGACCAGACGCAGATGCACGGCGAGTCCCCGTACCTGATCATGTTCGGCCCCGACATCTGTGGGCCCGGCACCAAGAAGGTGCACGTCATCTTTAACTACAAGGGCAAGAACCACCTCATCAACAAGGAGATCCGCTGCAAGGACGACGTGTTCACCCACCTGTACACGCTGATCGTCAAGCCCGACAACACCTACCAGGTCAAGATCGACAACGAGGTGGTCGAGAAGGGCGAGCTCGAGAAGGACTGGTCTTTCCTGCCCCCCAAGAAGATCAAGGACCCCGAGGCCAAGAAGCCCGAGGactgggacgaccgcgccaagatCGACGACCCGGAGGACAAGAAGCCCGAGGACTGGGACAAGCCCGAGTACATCCCTGACCCCGACGCCACCAAGCCCGAGGACTGGGACGACGACATGGACGGCGAGTGGGAGCCCCCGCAGATCAACAACCCCGAGTACAAGGGCGAGTGGAAACCCAAGCAGATCGACAACCCGGCCTACAAGGGGGCCTGGGTCCACCCGGAGATCGACAACCCCGAGTACACGGCGGACCCCAAGCTGTACCACTACCCGGAGATCTGCAAGGTGGGCTTCGACCTGTGGCAGGTCAAGTCCGGCACCATCTTCGACAACCTGCTCATCACCGACGACGAGGAGTACGCCCGCGTGCACGGCGAGGAGACCTGGGCCGCGCTTAAGGACGCCGAGAAGAAGATGAAGGACAAgcaggaggaagaggaggaggccAAGAGCAAGAAGGAGGACGACGCCAAGGACGAGGACGAGTTCGAAGACGACGAGGATAAGGAAGATAAGGACGAGAAGGAGGAAGAGACCACGCCCGCGCCCGACGACGAGGACCACAAGCACGAGGAGTTGTGA